CGCGTGTGCCGGAGCGATCGCGTTGTATGGCCGCGGCGCTCTTAATCCTGCGTCGGCGCAGTCTCCGAACACATCAACGCTACGCGCGCTTCAGGTCAACACGCTTTGCGCGAAAACCGAACGCGTGATTTTTGCTTGTGTGCTGCGCCGGCCCGCGAAGATCGTTTCGGTGTGCGCTTCAAAAGACCTGACCCGAGACACGGGGTATGTGCAGTACAGATTTGGCTCGCCCGCGAAGATCGAACTCGAGTATCCCAAAGACCGCACCGGCACCCAGCACAAGTTTGAATACACCCACTACATGCGCGCGTTGGTTGACCTGAATGAAATTAATTTCAGTGTTGACGGCGTTGACTATTCCGTCGTGGACGATTACAACGCGGAAGAGAAACCGGCCCGGAGCATTGAAGGCATCACCATCAACTGGCCGGGCACGAGCAAGAAAGAAGTCCGCTACACCTGCCGCACAAAACCAAAGACTGACTACACGGATTTGCAGGCCGTGCTGTTTGATCACGACTGATCTTTGCGACCGCTGCTGAAAACGGCTGGTTTTGCAGCAGAAAAAAGCGCCGACAAACCGGATGCGTCAGGTTCCGCAGTCGCGCCAGCTGCCGCTCGCGAATAAGCTGAAAGCCGGCGGACCCAAACACGTTTACCCAATCCAATTCACTTCGGAAGGTGCAAGCGCCGGTGCGTTTTCGCCATTTCAGATCGTGCGTCCAGCAGATGAAGCGGTCCCAGGCCGTCGCTGGAATGTCTTCGTAGATAATTGCCACGCCACCCGGCCGCAGCACACGCTTCATTTCCATCAACATCGTGTGGACGTCTTGCGCGTGATGCAGCACGTATGCGGACACGACGGCGTCAAAGGAAGAGTCAGGGACCGGGAATTCACGGCCGTCGTATGGCCGATAATAAATCGGCGCTTCCGTCGAGTCGGCGACGTCGATTCCCGTCACGGCTTTGCCCAGCAGCGCCGACAGATGATGCGCGATGTAGCCGTTGCCGCAACCGACGTCCAGCACTACCGATCCACGTGGAATCACCCGCGCGATCTCCAAAGCCATATCGTATGCGCGGCCGACCTTTCGTCGCCGCCGTTCGCGCAGCCAACGGCGCTTTGCGCCATTACCGGCAGTTGCTAACGGTGCGACGGCAAAATCAAAAACGGTTCCTGGACGAGTAGCTACACGCCCGGCTGAGTAGGGAGTCGAAGATTCCGAGAGTCTTAACTGCGGCAACATCTCGCCGCAGCGTTCAGCAACCGCAATGCCGATCACAAAGCATTCATGTTTTCAGCGGATTTGTGATTGAAGAATTATCCGGCGCGAGAATTCGCTGACGGTTGCCTGCAAGAGATCGCCGACAGGAGTATGGCGGTCATTCGGAGCGAGGCGCAGCACACCGACGCGTCGGGGTAGAGACGGTGAACTGTTGACCAAACGTGTGATTGACTCTCTCCCTTTGGGAGAGGGTTTACTTTAATTCATCAGGTTCGCAACCCGAAGGGTTGCTAGAGAGTAGCCGGGGGTCGTAGCGAAGCGTAGACCCCCGGACACGTCGGCGCAAATTCGGCACCCTGAAAGGGTGCTAGACGAGTTCTGTGACCCCTTCAGGGTCAAAATCAATAGACACTCGATCCCGGGGGTATTCGCGCTGCGCGCTCAACCCCCGGCTACTCTCTTTCAGCCCTTCGGGCTGACCGCGGCCTGAATTCCTACCCCTTCAACAATTCGTCCGCGATGTGGTTTGCGTCGAAAAGCTTCCTGAGAATTTCCTGCATCGCGCGCACATCGACCGAGATTGCCCGGTTATCTGTTTCGTCGTAGTGGAAATCGCCAATCAGCGATTGGATGTTGCCGTCGAAAATCAGGCCCACGATTTCACCATTCTTATTGATTGTCGGCGAACCTGAATTGCCGCCGATGATGTCATCGGTCGAGACGAAATTAAACGGCGTCGCCAGATTCACCGAGGACTTCTTCTCCGTCCAGCGCGGCGGCAGGTTATAGGGAAACTTGGCGTTGAACTTCGCAGAGCGATCGTACAAACCACCGAGCGTCGTAAACGGCTCGATACGTTTGCCATTCTCCATGTAGCCCTTCACGGCGCCGTACGACAGACGCAGCGTAAAGGTCGCGTCGGGATAGACCTTGTTGCCTTCACTCTCAAATCGCGCGCGGGCAATCTTTGCGTAGTTCGTGCGTTCAACTCCGGTCACTTCGCTTTCGAAGCGCTTGCGCATCTCGCGCGCTTTCGCATCGATTAGGCGCGCCAGGACGATCATCGGATCGGTTGACGAATCGATCGCCTGCTTGCCGCCCTTGGCAAGCTCCTTGCGGTAATCAACGTCCTTCAGTTTCGTGCCGTCGATTAACTCAGCCGCACGAGCTTCCGGCGTCTTGCCGTTCATGATCTGTTTGACCAGCGCATGATCGGCGCCGAGCAACTCGATCATGAAACCGAGCGAGTCCGCCAGCTTCAGCTTTTCAAACTCATCGTAAATCGGCGCCGGAGAATAGAGTCCCAGCTCGAGCGAGGCGCGTCGCGCGTCGGTAAACTCGGGCAGGCGCTCAGCGTTCGGTTTTTGGTTTTCTTCAGCCAGCCTTACCAGATTGCGGGCGAAACCGAACGTGGTGGTATTGAAGCCACCCGCCTGATCGAAGATCCTCCGCTCGCGAATGTATGTCGGCAGCGTCTGATGAGCTTTCGCAATTGCATCCCACGCTTCGCCGTAGTTCTGCTTCCGCTCCGGATTGGCGGCGACCCAGTCACGCAGCGTTTTCTCATCGGCCTCCTTGCGCGCCATCAACGTGCGCCCCTTCAAGCCGGCGAGCTGACCTCGATAAACCTTCAAACTGTTCTGAATACTGTTAAGTTCGTTCTGCGCACGCCGCGTCTGTTCCTCGCCCAGCGCCATGTACTTCTTGAGCATCGCCTCGCGGCGTTCAAGCAGGCGGAGAATGATGGGAACGCTGGTCTCGCCCAGTTGCCGCAGGTGGGCAACTGTATTTAAGCGCGAGGTCGAACCGGGATGACCGGTTACGAAAACCAGTTCGCCTTCCTTCGCGCCGGTCTTTGACCACTTCAAATAGCTGGGCGGATTGATCGGCTTGTCGTTTTCGTAAACGCGCACCAGCGCCATATCGACATTGAAGCGCGGGAAATTGAAGTTGTCGGGGTCGCCGCCAAAGAACGCTGCTTGAAACTCCGGCACAAACACCAGACGCACGTCCGTGTACTTCTTGTAGCGATAAAGATTGTATTGCGCGCCCTGGTAAAGCGTGACGACGTCGGAACGCAGTCCGGTCGCCTGCGTGGATTCAGCTTCGATCTTCGAAATCTCTGCGCGCCGCGCCGCGAAGGCATCGGCATCTGAGACGCCGGCCTTCACCGCCCCATTGACGCGCGCTGTCATATCTTCAATCGACATCAGCACGTTGAGCTCCAGGCTCGGCGCCTTGATCTCATCGGCGCGAGTGCGCGCGACGAACCCTTCCTTCGCATAGTCTTTCTCTGCCGTGCTGACTTCGCCGACGATGCCTTCGACGATGTGATAGTTCGTCAGAACCAGCCCGTCCGCTGAAACAAACGAACCTGAGCCGCCGTTGTTGAAGCGCACCGAAGCAAGCTGCACCTTCCGCAGCCACTCGTCAGTGACATCGAAACCGTATCGTTTTTTGATCTCGGCGCGCGGGACGTTGTTGAACGTCCACATGCCCTCATCCGCGATCGCGAGCGGGGCAAAACCTTGTAAGCTGAACAACGCCAGAAACAGCGCACACAGGAACTTCTTGATTCTCATCATGACCTCTTATTTAGAGCGGTGTTTGGGGGAGCAGGTGAATAGTAAATGGTAAATCGTGAATAGAAAAGTTTGGAAAGTGGCGCGCGTCTCGACCGGGGGCATTAGCCCGACCGTCAGGGAGGGCTCCAAGGGGACTCAATGAGCCCTCCCTAACGGTCGGGCTAGTGCCCCGATAAGTGCCGCGTATTAACCCCCAACCCCCCGCCGGAACGCGATTTACTATTTATCATTCACGATTTACGATTCACCAGCCAATGACCAACGAACAAATTGCCCGTCGTTTCAATCGCATGGCGTCACTAATGGAGGTGCGCGGCGAAGATTCGTTTCGCATTCGTTCGTACCGGATGGCCGCCGAAGCGATCGAGACGTGGCCAACGCCGATGAAAGAAATCGCGGCCGAGGGCGGCGTCACGGGTTTGCAGGAAATTCCGGGCGTGGGCAAAGCGATTGCCGGCAAGACTGTCGAGCTGCTGGAAAAAGGCACGTTCGACGCGTGGGACCGATTGACGGCAGAGACGCCGGAAACCGTGCTCGATCTTTTGGAGTTGCCGGGCGTCGGCCCCAAAACCGCGGCCACGTTCCATCAGAAGTTCAAGATTGCTTCGCTCGAGGACCTGCGAAAGTTCATCGATGGCGGTGGCTTGGAAATGGTAGACGGCATCGGGCCGAAGACCGCGGAACGAATCCGGCAGAACCTGGAACGGATCCGCTGACAAAGAACAGGCCATCTTCTGGTCCGGTCCCAAGTCCCATCTTGCGCGTTGGCGGGTGCTCGTCCTACAATGCCTCGCATCGGCCGACTGTCCTGGCAATCGCGCAGCGTCTCCCCGCAGCGTTCTTTGGGTGAACCTGCGCCTAACTTTTTCAAGTCAGCGCAGACTCTTTAAAGTGGAATAGCTCAAACCGAGTTCCGTTTCGGTGGCAGCGGCAGATTGGTTTCCCCACACGCAACTGATCGCGTCCTGGCGCTCATCGAAGCGAATGCCGGAAAGTTTATCCGAGGTCGGGGGTTCTTAATGAAGCCGCGTCGCCAGTCAGCACTCGCCGTCGTCTCTCTAACCGCTCTCTTCTGTCTCTCTGCTTTCATCGCATCACACAACGGAAAAGCTCAGAAAAAACCGGATGCCAAGCCGTCTCCGACACCGGCCAAAGAGCTGTTGACGGTCGAGCCGGTGCTGCCGCCCGCGCCCGCGAAAGAGACCCCGCCGGCCAAAGAAACCCCAAAAGAGCAAACCGGTGATGCCCAGCAGAAGCCCGGAACTGAAGTTGACGACAAGGTTCCCGTCATCACCAACACCGACCTGATCACTTTCACCGTTACGGTCACAGACCTTTACGGCCGGTTTGTTTCCGGACTTTCGAAGAACGCATTCACGATTTTTGACAACAAAGAAGCGCAGGAGATTGCGTATTTCAGCGACGACGATTCGCCGGTTTCCGTCGGCGTGATCTTCGACGTGTCGGGATCGATGAGCGGCGACAAGGTGCGGCGCGCGCGCGACGCCCTGGCCCACTTCATTCAAACCAGTCACGACCGCGACGAATACTTTCTGATTGGCTTCAACTCCCGCGCGCAGCTCTTAATAGATCGAACGCGTGACGGGAACGCCGTGCTCGACAAGTTGACCTTCGTCCAGACGAAGAACAACACTGCGCTGTACGACGCGTGTTATCTGGGGGTAGAGCGTGTGCAGCGCGGAACGCACGGCAAGCGCGCGCTGCTGCTGATTAGCGACGGCCAGGACAACAACTCGCGCTACACCTTCAACGAATTGCGTCGCGTGCTGAAGGAATCGGACGTCGTGCTGTACTCAGTGGGCATTTTGGGTGGCAGCGACGTGGGCAGTTCGCTGGGGATGGAGGGCCAGGGCATTCTCGACGAATTGGCCGGCGTCTCAGGCGGCAAGGCCTTTTATCCGCGCAGCCCGGCCGAGATGGATGACATCTTTGAGCAGATCGCGCTCGAATTGCGTCATCAATACTCGATCGGCTACCGCCCGAAGAACTTCGTCAACGACGGCAAATGGCACCGGATTAAGGTCAAGGTGAATGCGCCGCGTGGCCTGCCACGCTTGTTCGTCCGCAGTCGGGAAGGGTACTACGCGATCGCGAACCCGAAGTAATTTGGAGTGCGGCGGCAGAGGCCCGACTTTGTCGGGACGTCGACGCCGCTTTGGATTCTGCTTGAGCCTGTTCCAGATTCATCCAAAGCGCCGTCGATGCCGGCTCATTCCAAATCCGTTCAGCCAACGCAGACTCGCCATTTCCGCATCCTTACATTCTCTTCCCCACGCCCGAAATTGGTTTGACATTGGTCTTTTATTCAAACAAGGTATTCATTGATGGGTTTTTGGTTTCTTAAGAATTTTCGCTCTCATCGGGGCACACTGGTTGTTTGGTTAAGCGCGCTCGCGACCCTGTCTGTAATTGTGGCCGGCATGACGAGTGCGCAGGAGCGTCCGCGGACAACCACGGCGGCGCCCACTCCGACACCGACATCACCGGCGCCGACTCCCGTGCAGACCGGGCCGGGCACCCGGATCGCGCCGCAACTCGGCGCGCCGCCCCCGCCGCCAATCCTGAGACCGAAACCGACGCCCACACCGGACGCTTCAACCGCGGAAATCGACGAAGGCAGCACGCTCAGGATTAACGCCGATCTGGTGACGCTGAACGTGCGCGTCATCGATCGCAACAACCGGCCCATCAACGGCATTCGTCAGGATGAATTCAAAGTCTTTGAAGACGGCGTACAGCAATCGATCTTCTCGTTCACCCAGGAAGAAGTGCCGGTCATTTACGGCATGGCCGTGGACACGTCCGGATCGCTGCGCGGCGTGTTCGATCAGGTGATTGCCGCCGCCAAGACGATCATCGACAGCAACAAGCCGGGCGACGAAACTTTCATCGAGCGCTTCATCAGCAGCGACAAGATTGAAACGATCCAGGATTTCACCTCGAGCAAAGACGCGCTGATGGATGGCCTCGACACTTTGTACATCGAGGGCGGGCAAACGGCCGTCATCGACGGCGTGTATCTGGCAGCCGAGCATGTAGCGAACTACAAGAAAACCAGAGACGACGATCGCCGTCGTCGCGCGCTGATCGTGGTGACTGATGGTGAAGACCGCGCCAGCTACTACGCCCAGGAACAGTTGTTCAGGCAATTGCGCGAGCAGGATGTGCAAATCTACGTGATTGGATTTGTGAATGACCTTGAAGCTGAACGCGGCCTGATTCGCAAGAGCCCGCGCGGCAAAGCGACGGATTTGATTAACAAGCTCGCGACCGAAACCGGCGGGCGGGCCTTCTTCCCACAATCAATTTCTGAGTTGCCGCAGATCGCGAATGAAATCGTGCGCGATCTACGAACTCAGTACGTGATTAGCTATGATCCGTCGAACAAGACTCACGACGGGACATATCGCGCGATCAAGGTGGTGGTGAATCAACCCGGTGGAGCCGATAAGCGCATCGCGCTGACGCGCTCAGGCAGAACCGCCATTCCTCCCGGCACCGCCGCGCGGCCGCCAACTCCCGCGAACAGCATTCGGCAACCGACGCCCCGCCGGCCCCCGCAGTAAACGCGCGCCTGCGTTTGACTCAACATTCGCAAATTCAGTATTGTCCGGAGCGTCCGCGAGCTTAGGAGGGTTCATAGGCATCCTCGTCGTCCCGCGAGAACATGCTGTAAGCAGCTACATGTCAACGATCGAAACCGACCGATTGCTGCTGCGCATTATCCGGGTAGACGATCTGGACCATCTCGCGTCCCTGCTCAGCGATCCTGACGTAGTCAAGTACGTCGGCGACGGAAAACCTGCCGGTCGAGAAGAGGCCGCACGCGCCCTCGAAAGCATCATCAAACATTGGGAGACGCACGGCTTCGGACGTTGGGCCGTGGTTGATAAAAGCACCGGCCAGTTCATCGGCTTTGGCGGATTGCGTTCGCTCTTTGGCACTCCGGAAGTCGTTTACCACCTCGCCAAGGCGCATTGGGGAAAAGGCTACGCGACTGAGCTGGCCCGCGCGGCGTTACGGTTCGGATTCCAGGAGCGTGGTTTCGATCGAATCGTGGCGATTACCAAACCGCTGAATGCGGGGTCGATTCATGTAATGGACAAATTGGGTCTGCGCTTCGTGAAGCACGCGCGTTACTACGAGATTGACGTAGTGGAATACGAGATTAACCGCGAGGAATTCAAGCCGGGTGAAGGCGCATTCAAAGTGCTGGCTGACGGGGAAGTTTAGTACCAGAGAGCGAATTATTCCCTCTCCCTCAGGGAGAGGGTTACATGCCTGGGCCACTATTAGATTCGCAACCCGAAGGGTTGCAAGAAAGTAGCCGGGGGTCGCAGCGAAGCGTAGACCCCCTGGGAATCGTCGGTTAGAATCGCACCCTGAAAGGGTGCCAGACCAGTTCTGTGACCCCTTCAGGGTCAGAAATCATGGGCACTCGATCCCGGGGGTATCGCGCCGTGCGCTCAACCCCCGGCTACTCTCTTTGCCCTTCGGGCTGACCCAAATCCATCCGAAAAACCAGGCCTACTGCTGTTCCTTGTTTGCGATATTTCGCCGCGTACCGCCGAGCTGCTTCAACAGATCCTCAACCGCAACTTCCAGTTGGCGATCGCGCCCCGCAAGGTTGTCTGCCGGCGGGTTATCCACCAGGATGTCGGGCTGCACGCCGTAGTTTTCCATGTTCGTGCGTTTCGCATCCGCCAGGTAGACACCGACGCCCGGCGTGCGCACGGTCGAACCGTCAATCAAGCTGTAGCTGCCCGTGCCGATCACTGCGCCCATCGTGGGCGTGCCGATCACTTTGCCTAAGCCTAGCGCGCGGAAACCTGCCGGAAACATCTCGGCATTAGAAGCCGAGCGCCAGTTTTGCAAAACGACCTTCGGCCCGAAGTATCCGGCGAAGGGACGGCCGGCCGCTTCAACGCCACGCGGTTGCCAGACCTGATACTGCCGCTGGACCAGGATGGCGAGCAGCTCCTGTTCGATGTTGCCGCCGCCATTCCAACGCTGATCGATGATCAGCGCTTCCTTGTTGCGGAATTCGCGAATCTCCTTCTCGAACTTCCGCAAGGACGGCTGGTTCATTGCCTGAATGTGAATGTAGCCGATGCGGCCATTAGACAACTCATCAACTTTCTCCCGCCGCTCTTTTACCCAACGGTCGTAACGAAGTTGGCCGAATCCCTGCGTCGAAGTCGTTTCGATGCGCGTCTTCCAGGCGCCTTCTTCCGAACCCTTGCTGTTGAAGGTGACTTCGACTTTGCGATTCAAGCGGTTGTTCAGGAGTTCCCAGTAGTTGTCTCCGGCTTTGACCGGCTTGCCGCCGATGGCGATCAGGTAATCGCCGACTTTCACTTTCACCCAATCCTTGTCCGCCGGACCGTTTTCATAAATGTAGTTGACGCGGTACCGGCCGGCCGATGCGTCGGGCTCGAGTTCAATCCCGAGGTTGCCGGTTGAGACTCCGCCGGCTCCGGGACCACGCGGTGGCGCCGCTGCGCCGGTGTGCGAAGCATTCAGCTCTCCGATCATCTCGTTGATGATGTTCAAAAGTTCCTGCCGGTCGCCGACGTACTGAACGAGCGGCTCGTACTTCGCTTTCATGGCGTTCCAATCCGTGCCATGCATGGCCGAGTCGTAGAAGCGGTACTTCATGGTGCGCCACGCGTCGCCAAACATCTCGGCCCATTCGGCGGGACGATTGATCTTCACGCGCACGTTAAAGCTAATGCGACGTCGTGCCGCATCACCACCGCCCGTGGACGGTCCGCGGCCGGCAGTTGCGGCCGACGCGGCGCCCGCCAGCGGCACGGAATAGATTCCGTCACGCTCGCTGAAGAAAAGCGTGCGTCCGTCGCGCGACACATTCAAATTCGAGATGCCGCCGCCGAAGCCACCCCCACCTCCCGGCGGGCCGTCACCGTCGCCTTGCGGCGGGGCGCCGGCAGCGACGCGCGTCAAACGCCGCCCGTCGTCCTGAATTGAATAGACGACCGGCAGCGAAGCAGTAGCCGACGGTTCAGACGTCACAAAGATCAGGGTGCGGCTGTCAGGCGTGACCGTGAACTGTGAAATTGCAAAGGGCATGCGCGTGATTTGCCGCGTGCGCCGCTTCATGCCGGCCCAATCCATCTTGGTTTCATGCGGTGGACGCGGACCCATCGGACGCCGCTGCGGGCCGGGGCCCTCGCCGCCTTCACCGGCGCCGGGCTGCACGCTTTCGGTTTCGGCGCGCTCTTCCGGATCGTCAGGATCGCGATCGAGTTTTTCCAGACCCACCGAATAAATCTGCACCGAAGGGTTCGTGGCCCCTTGTGCGCCGCCGATCGCGTCGGAACGAATGAAGAAAAGTTTGCGGCCATCAGGACTGAACCGCGGCGTGCGCTCGTCGTAGGAATCGAACGTTACCTTGCGCGCTTCCTTCTCCGCACCCGAAGAAGCGATCACGTAAATGTCCGTGCTGCGACTTGCGTCGGATTTCGAGTACGCGAGCCACTTGCCGTCCGGTGACCACTCAGGCGTCGAGATGTTGCCGAAGCGCGAAGTGTCAATTTCCGTAATCTGTTTAGTCGCGACGTTCACCTTGCGCAGCTTGCTGTCGGATGAAGTGAACGCAATCTCTTTAGAATCGGGCGACCAGTTATAGCCGGACTTTAGCGCGTCGATGTCCGTCAGTTTCACCGCTTCGGCGGCTCCGTCGATCGCCGCTACGTACAATTCTTCCCGGCCACTGCTATCCGAAACGAACGCCACCGACTTGCCGTCGGGCGAGTAATCCACGAAACGATCGCGCGCCGGACTGTCGGTTAACTGGCGGATGTCGCCTTCTTCCACCGGCACCGTGAACAGCTCGCCGTGCACCGAGACGACCAGCCGCCGCGAATTCGGCGCGAGGTCGAAGTCATTCGCTTCCGAAGCGAACGCCCGCATCTCGACGTCGTTCTCCTGGGTTTCGGCATCGATGTCGAGTTTGATCGGCGTCGTGCGCTTGCTGGCGACGTCGAGCTTCCAAATTCCAAAGTCATGTTCGAAAACGATCGTGCGACCGTCCGCGCTGATCGACGGAAAGCGCACGTCGCCGTTTCGGAAGCTGGTCACTTTTTCGGCTTTGCCGCCACTGTCCGCGACGCGCCAGATGTTCGTCTGACCATTGCCGTCGCGGTCGCTCACAAAATAGATGTCGCTGCCGCTAAACATTGGCCACGAATCCATGCCTTCGAAATCGGTGACCTGCGTGAATTTCTTTGCCGCGATATCGGCGACCCAAACATCGGTCTGAAATGAACCGCGGTAGAACTTGCGCCAATAAGATTGACCTTTCGGCGTATAAGCGATGCGCTGGCCGTTCGCAGAGAAACTCGCGGCGTTGCCCATGTCAGTTCCCGCACGGCGCGGCAGCCCGCCGTCCACACTGACGATATAAATCTGCGCCATGAAGTCTTCGCCGCGGCTGCTGCTGAACAGGACACCGCGCCCATCGGGCGTCCACCCGAGTACCGTGTCGTCGGCTGAGTGAAACGTCAGTTGCTTCACCGTGCCGCCGGTAGACGGAATGAGATACACATCAAGATTGCCGTTCCGGTCGCTGGAAAAGGCGATCCATTTTCCATCGGTGGAAAACTTT
The nucleotide sequence above comes from Pyrinomonadaceae bacterium. Encoded proteins:
- a CDS encoding class I SAM-dependent methyltransferase, coding for MIGIAVAERCGEMLPQLRLSESSTPYSAGRVATRPGTVFDFAVAPLATAGNGAKRRWLRERRRRKVGRAYDMALEIARVIPRGSVVLDVGCGNGYIAHHLSALLGKAVTGIDVADSTEAPIYYRPYDGREFPVPDSSFDAVVSAYVLHHAQDVHTMLMEMKRVLRPGGVAIIYEDIPATAWDRFICWTHDLKWRKRTGACTFRSELDWVNVFGSAGFQLIRERQLARLRNLTHPVCRRFFLLQNQPFSAAVAKISRDQTARPANPCSQSLVLCGRCSGLLSCSCPAS
- a CDS encoding S46 family peptidase; translation: MRIKKFLCALFLALFSLQGFAPLAIADEGMWTFNNVPRAEIKKRYGFDVTDEWLRKVQLASVRFNNGGSGSFVSADGLVLTNYHIVEGIVGEVSTAEKDYAKEGFVARTRADEIKAPSLELNVLMSIEDMTARVNGAVKAGVSDADAFAARRAEISKIEAESTQATGLRSDVVTLYQGAQYNLYRYKKYTDVRLVFVPEFQAAFFGGDPDNFNFPRFNVDMALVRVYENDKPINPPSYLKWSKTGAKEGELVFVTGHPGSTSRLNTVAHLRQLGETSVPIILRLLERREAMLKKYMALGEEQTRRAQNELNSIQNSLKVYRGQLAGLKGRTLMARKEADEKTLRDWVAANPERKQNYGEAWDAIAKAHQTLPTYIRERRIFDQAGGFNTTTFGFARNLVRLAEENQKPNAERLPEFTDARRASLELGLYSPAPIYDEFEKLKLADSLGFMIELLGADHALVKQIMNGKTPEARAAELIDGTKLKDVDYRKELAKGGKQAIDSSTDPMIVLARLIDAKAREMRKRFESEVTGVERTNYAKIARARFESEGNKVYPDATFTLRLSYGAVKGYMENGKRIEPFTTLGGLYDRSAKFNAKFPYNLPPRWTEKKSSVNLATPFNFVSTDDIIGGNSGSPTINKNGEIVGLIFDGNIQSLIGDFHYDETDNRAISVDVRAMQEILRKLFDANHIADELLKG
- a CDS encoding helix-hairpin-helix domain-containing protein, yielding MTNEQIARRFNRMASLMEVRGEDSFRIRSYRMAAEAIETWPTPMKEIAAEGGVTGLQEIPGVGKAIAGKTVELLEKGTFDAWDRLTAETPETVLDLLELPGVGPKTAATFHQKFKIASLEDLRKFIDGGGLEMVDGIGPKTAERIRQNLERIR
- a CDS encoding VWA domain-containing protein: MKPRRQSALAVVSLTALFCLSAFIASHNGKAQKKPDAKPSPTPAKELLTVEPVLPPAPAKETPPAKETPKEQTGDAQQKPGTEVDDKVPVITNTDLITFTVTVTDLYGRFVSGLSKNAFTIFDNKEAQEIAYFSDDDSPVSVGVIFDVSGSMSGDKVRRARDALAHFIQTSHDRDEYFLIGFNSRAQLLIDRTRDGNAVLDKLTFVQTKNNTALYDACYLGVERVQRGTHGKRALLLISDGQDNNSRYTFNELRRVLKESDVVLYSVGILGGSDVGSSLGMEGQGILDELAGVSGGKAFYPRSPAEMDDIFEQIALELRHQYSIGYRPKNFVNDGKWHRIKVKVNAPRGLPRLFVRSREGYYAIANPK
- a CDS encoding VWA domain-containing protein; this encodes MGFWFLKNFRSHRGTLVVWLSALATLSVIVAGMTSAQERPRTTTAAPTPTPTSPAPTPVQTGPGTRIAPQLGAPPPPPILRPKPTPTPDASTAEIDEGSTLRINADLVTLNVRVIDRNNRPINGIRQDEFKVFEDGVQQSIFSFTQEEVPVIYGMAVDTSGSLRGVFDQVIAAAKTIIDSNKPGDETFIERFISSDKIETIQDFTSSKDALMDGLDTLYIEGGQTAVIDGVYLAAEHVANYKKTRDDDRRRRALIVVTDGEDRASYYAQEQLFRQLREQDVQIYVIGFVNDLEAERGLIRKSPRGKATDLINKLATETGGRAFFPQSISELPQIANEIVRDLRTQYVISYDPSNKTHDGTYRAIKVVVNQPGGADKRIALTRSGRTAIPPGTAARPPTPANSIRQPTPRRPPQ
- a CDS encoding GNAT family protein, which codes for MSTIETDRLLLRIIRVDDLDHLASLLSDPDVVKYVGDGKPAGREEAARALESIIKHWETHGFGRWAVVDKSTGQFIGFGGLRSLFGTPEVVYHLAKAHWGKGYATELARAALRFGFQERGFDRIVAITKPLNAGSIHVMDKLGLRFVKHARYYEIDVVEYEINREEFKPGEGAFKVLADGEV
- a CDS encoding S41 family peptidase; this encodes MKRLYPLAITLFVFSFTSVVFAREAKLVRYPSYHNGRVAFTYLADIWVADENGGNVQRLTVNRARDAYPKFSTDGKWIAFSSDRNGNLDVYLIPSTGGTVKQLTFHSADDTVLGWTPDGRGVLFSSSRGEDFMAQIYIVSVDGGLPRRAGTDMGNAASFSANGQRIAYTPKGQSYWRKFYRGSFQTDVWVADIAAKKFTQVTDFEGMDSWPMFSGSDIYFVSDRDGNGQTNIWRVADSGGKAEKVTSFRNGDVRFPSISADGRTIVFEHDFGIWKLDVASKRTTPIKLDIDAETQENDVEMRAFASEANDFDLAPNSRRLVVSVHGELFTVPVEEGDIRQLTDSPARDRFVDYSPDGKSVAFVSDSSGREELYVAAIDGAAEAVKLTDIDALKSGYNWSPDSKEIAFTSSDSKLRKVNVATKQITEIDTSRFGNISTPEWSPDGKWLAYSKSDASRSTDIYVIASSGAEKEARKVTFDSYDERTPRFSPDGRKLFFIRSDAIGGAQGATNPSVQIYSVGLEKLDRDPDDPEERAETESVQPGAGEGGEGPGPQRRPMGPRPPHETKMDWAGMKRRTRQITRMPFAISQFTVTPDSRTLIFVTSEPSATASLPVVYSIQDDGRRLTRVAAGAPPQGDGDGPPGGGGGFGGGISNLNVSRDGRTLFFSERDGIYSVPLAGAASAATAGRGPSTGGGDAARRRISFNVRVKINRPAEWAEMFGDAWRTMKYRFYDSAMHGTDWNAMKAKYEPLVQYVGDRQELLNIINEMIGELNASHTGAAAPPRGPGAGGVSTGNLGIELEPDASAGRYRVNYIYENGPADKDWVKVKVGDYLIAIGGKPVKAGDNYWELLNNRLNRKVEVTFNSKGSEEGAWKTRIETTSTQGFGQLRYDRWVKERREKVDELSNGRIGYIHIQAMNQPSLRKFEKEIREFRNKEALIIDQRWNGGGNIEQELLAILVQRQYQVWQPRGVEAAGRPFAGYFGPKVVLQNWRSASNAEMFPAGFRALGLGKVIGTPTMGAVIGTGSYSLIDGSTVRTPGVGVYLADAKRTNMENYGVQPDILVDNPPADNLAGRDRQLEVAVEDLLKQLGGTRRNIANKEQQ